In Puniceicoccus vermicola, a genomic segment contains:
- a CDS encoding DUF2059 domain-containing protein: MKLLTSFIFLLFFASSFAAEPPTAKPSAPSMALAQVIYSKEMLRSWPPSMRKADPSVVETWEENSGNTVDHVQTEIAFVLDSTYSEDEMKEILFFFSTPTGKKFLDNSAFGNSESSLKINEILRERMQTWGQWLYKQDSPEPNDTDNQ, translated from the coding sequence ATGAAATTACTGACATCATTCATCTTCCTCCTATTTTTCGCATCTTCTTTTGCTGCTGAGCCTCCTACCGCTAAACCCAGCGCGCCCTCAATGGCTTTGGCTCAAGTCATCTATTCTAAAGAAATGTTGAGATCGTGGCCGCCCAGCATGAGAAAAGCCGATCCATCAGTCGTAGAAACATGGGAAGAGAATTCCGGCAACACGGTAGACCACGTCCAGACTGAAATCGCGTTCGTTCTGGATTCGACCTATTCAGAAGACGAAATGAAGGAGATTCTATTTTTCTTCAGCACTCCTACGGGAAAGAAGTTCTTAGACAATTCCGCTTTCGGTAATTCTGAAAGCAGTTTGAAGATAAATGAGATTCTCAGAGAGCGGATGCAGACTTGGGGGCAATGGCTCTATAAGCAGGACTCGCCAGAACCAAACGACACAGACAACCAGTGA
- a CDS encoding 4-fold beta flower protein, whose protein sequence is MSNWIYNRNGQATCILDRDCIRNNRGSVTAWIFGINVYSLRGSHIGWFENGVLYDSRNSAIGFLREATGLPSRPGIGGTPGTPGFGGRPGRPGLSGTPGRPGRGGWSSHDLATYLADN, encoded by the coding sequence ATGAGCAATTGGATATACAATCGTAACGGGCAAGCTACCTGCATATTAGATCGGGACTGCATAAGGAATAATCGTGGATCAGTTACCGCATGGATTTTCGGAATAAATGTATACTCACTTAGAGGCAGCCACATTGGATGGTTTGAGAACGGCGTCCTGTATGATTCCCGTAATTCCGCAATTGGCTTTTTAAGAGAAGCCACAGGCTTACCTTCCCGCCCAGGAATCGGTGGCACTCCCGGGACTCCTGGTTTTGGGGGCAGGCCGGGTAGACCAGGATTAAGTGGAACTCCTGGGAGACCTGGGCGAGGCGGTTGGTCTAGCCACGATCTCGCGACTTACCTCGCGGATAACTGA
- a CDS encoding DUF2262 domain-containing protein produces MEDIFEKARRRQQQIYASLNEQPTESFLGLVEASGPGASKSKGEKDWTVSIGLVAWKDSKGILQKNGMTLRKIVPEEKTGELTKKIEPYAIVSFKAKVADFEGFDKKQALLINLENANAQDDELNEIAENLKQPVCHKVPHLGTFTLDRSVNWYEGKKRYGLRHVSIYLDTSEGEEFSELAKQAQEIWKKIKKLDQDARDCAVSELLETKNGFWLNDGDSEISEKAFRKQMTLDYLNLDSNGSVEFAYNDGDLFWGHTIVVRGNHDTGFTDAGIEG; encoded by the coding sequence ATGGAAGACATATTCGAAAAGGCTAGAAGGCGCCAACAACAGATTTATGCATCACTAAACGAGCAACCTACAGAATCTTTCCTGGGTCTTGTTGAGGCTAGTGGCCCAGGTGCTTCCAAATCGAAGGGGGAGAAAGATTGGACTGTTTCAATTGGGCTGGTCGCATGGAAAGACTCTAAAGGCATTCTTCAAAAAAATGGAATGACGTTAAGGAAAATTGTGCCAGAAGAGAAGACTGGAGAGCTCACGAAAAAAATTGAACCATATGCGATCGTATCATTCAAAGCGAAGGTGGCAGACTTTGAGGGATTTGATAAGAAACAGGCGTTATTAATCAATCTCGAGAATGCGAACGCACAGGACGATGAACTGAACGAAATCGCGGAGAATCTAAAGCAGCCAGTTTGCCATAAGGTTCCACATCTTGGAACTTTCACGCTCGACCGAAGTGTAAACTGGTATGAGGGCAAGAAACGATATGGACTCAGACATGTTTCCATTTACCTAGATACTTCCGAGGGGGAGGAGTTTTCTGAATTAGCGAAGCAAGCACAAGAAATTTGGAAGAAGATAAAGAAATTGGATCAGGACGCGCGAGACTGTGCAGTAAGCGAACTTCTGGAAACCAAGAATGGATTTTGGCTAAACGATGGTGATTCAGAGATATCTGAGAAAGCATTTCGTAAACAAATGACACTCGATTACTTGAATTTAGACTCGAACGGCAGTGTAGAGTTTGCCTATAACGACGGCGACCTTTTCTGGGGGCATACAATTGTAGTCAGAGGAAATCATGACACTGGATTTACAGATGCCGGAATCGAAGGATGA